ATGTGGCCATCTGGGACAACCGATCCACTTACCATACCGCCACCTACGACTACTCCACTACCGACCGACTTGGCCACCGAGTTCTGTCTTGCGGTGAGGTTCCTTACCTTGATGAGAACTCGATTTCTCGAACTGAGGCTCTGAAGGCTGACCTCGAGGCTGCTGATGCCACTGCTTCCAAGCTGTCCCAGTTGAATGTCAACTAGATTGTCGCTACTGGTAGCTCTCTCTAACGACCTCTAACGAATCACGATTATTTATGAATACATTACGCATTGAAAAAAACTTCCACACGTAGCACTCATTGTAGCATCCACAAATTGGTATCAATATTGTATCGGCAACGACAGTTCAGATTATCACAAGTGACGGGTATCTCTTAAGGTAAAATCGCCAAGGTAACATCGCCAAGGTAACATTGACTTTCGGCATCATGAGCaggtaaaaaaaaaactgcTGTGAAGAAAGAAAACTTCCGGTGAGTCTTCCTCAGGTAACCTCGCCAATCCGACGACATCACGGAGGCAACTGTGTTCACAAACCAACTCCCATCACCAGCCCGTGAATCTCTTGGCTCTggcaaccaccaccacatccaTGCAGGTCCCCACCTTTGAGAGTTGCCTTGTGGCGATGTGGCAATGTGGCGTTGATGGATGAGCAGGCGGCACTGGGTTTGTGGCAAGTCGAACGAGACATCAAGAGGCGGAAAGAGGTGTAAGTTGTGGCAAAAGAGGTGGCTCAGTTGACGAAGGAGGCGGAAGCCGTCTCCTTAATATATGAAACAGCAATTGTGGCTtttgtggctgtggcttGTGGCTAGATTGCAACTTTATTGAAACGGCGCAGTTGCACGTGATATAAACTCAAACTTGCCTCAGTAAACGACCTCCACATATAATGGCTTCTAtgctactcgtacagtaattaTTGCCACACCACCATTCCAGAATAAAATAACAGAAGATGGGAATCAAAGAATAAAAGATGCCATAATCACAACTCTGACTGTGCATCGTAATCTCGCTTAATATCCGAGAACCTAAACTCCGCATCTCACTGTGCTTGCGCATTTGTACGTCGTCCAGAAGCCAGAAGTCCAAAAGAACCTCACAATCACCGATAAATAACGCTTTGGTTGCCCCTGATACGTATATCAATTTGATCTTTACGGTGCGACGTTAATCCAGGATATTGATTTAATGTTTAGCTGATTGCGCTAACTTGCTCTAGAGTGCAGCAAAGTGGGCATCACtgtggtacaagtacactcCGATACAGGTAGATGAAGAGACACAAGCTTCTACAAGATAAGATGCAGTTCATACTTACCGCGGTTGACGTTAAAATTAAATCACTACTTTCTCTATTTTGTTCAATTATTCATATCTATGCATATTTGTGCGCTATCCTACCAACGTACCTTGTTGGCCTCCACCCTGGTTCTGGCGAAACGTTTACTGAACCTTCTCCATATCGAATCGAATCTTCTGACCCAGACCACCGTTAAGCTCGTAGTCGTCACCCCACTTTTCGGCAAGAACCAACCATTGCTTGACCTGCTGAGCATTTCGAGAACCGTAAAGATCCCACTCGAAAATAGCCCGTTCGTACAgggcagcaggaggagcccagTCCTTCAGAGGAGTCTTGGAGGACAGATGAGGCTTGGCATCCGATGAAAATGTGACCACATGGGGGATGACCTGCTCATTCATGAGCTTGTAGCCCTCATCCAGTCGTCCAAGGTTTCGGAGAATGACAGCCTGCAGAAGAGCAGACTGGGGGTCATTCATGCCGTTAAGTTTCTTGTAAGACTTCTCCAATGCATTCTGGGGCATCTTAGAGTAGCCGTTCCAGTAGTAGAAGACCTCGCCGAGCAGGGGCTTCTTGACGGCCACGTCAACGAGAGGtccctccttcttgagctgctggattCGGTGAGCCACATACTTTCGCAGatgctgcttcttgtcggaAGCATGAGTTGCGGCCTTTTCGAGCAGGACGCCGGCTTGGGCCTTAGCAGCAGggtcttcctcctccttgtagACCTCCAGGAGACAACAGGCGGCAAGGTAGTTGTACCAGGCATGGCACTTGGGAGTAAGGTCCACCAACTCCACAAAACTGTTGGCCGAGGTTCGGTACTGATGAAGACAGGTGAGCCACTTGGTTCTGTTCTCGTAGAtgggctccttgagctggcGCATATGGACAGTGTTAAGGTCCACAGACAGAATGGCGATTGCCTCATCCAGTCGATGTAGAGTGGCCTCAGCCTGACCCTGCTGCAGCACCAGAATGGAAGATCGGGGGTATCGGGCACGAGCAACCATGAGTTGCTGGTACATTCTGCTTCGGGGAGAGTCCTCggacttcttctcgaagaAAGAGCCCTTGGCAATGAGCTCCTCTTCGGTTCCGGGCAAAATCAGATCCGAAGACTGCATGGGGGAGTCGTAGTATCGCATGAGCACAACAAGGGCGACTGTTGCCTGCACGTTAGGAGCAGAGATGGACTCCCACAGAAGTCGCAGACCATCCTCTCGAGAGCACTTGAATCCGATGGCTGACAAAAGTTTGCTGAGGCCAGGAGGAATCATGCTGAAGACGACCTGAATGATACCG
The Yarrowia lipolytica chromosome 1A, complete sequence genome window above contains:
- a CDS encoding uncharacterized protein (Compare to YALI0A21461g, similar to Saccharomyces cerevisiae IML2 (YJL082W) and YKR018C; ancestral locus Anc_1.285, similar to uniprot|P36114 Saccharomyces cerevisiae YKR018c) is translated as MTILGFGKSSTKKDAATEAAMVLSEAVILENGLAAIDTVMDERKEDAAPYLSIKTNSGLHKLVHGVVGSIEAFFGQDPEQIRQTADHLATCETAAYKNIDRTHNYTPYCSYPPGTEYKVALAEAELLGACMMIISESMLEMTKALYKLKKAYSTLYEIQQMKKNPNYTPYSYTPAELTEYAKARHARLGPKVSANNVGESYDELIDTGFRLCFGIIQVVFSMIPPGLSKLLSAIGFKCSREDGLRLLWESISAPNVQATVALVVLMRYYDSPMQSSDLILPGTEEELIAKGSFFEKKSEDSPRSRMYQQLMVARARYPRSSILVLQQGQAEATLHRLDEAIAILSVDLNTVHMRQLKEPIYENRTKWLTCLHQYRTSANSFVELVDLTPKCHAWYNYLAACCLLEVYKEEEDPAAKAQAGVLLEKAATHASDKKQHLRKYVAHRIQQLKKEGPLVDVAVKKPLLGEVFYYWNGYSKMPQNALEKSYKKLNGMNDPQSALLQAVILRNLGRLDEGYKLMNEQVIPHVVTFSSDAKPHLSSKTPLKDWAPPAALYERAIFEWDLYGSRNAQQVKQWLVLAEKWGDDYELNGGLGQKIRFDMEKVQ